The following proteins are encoded in a genomic region of Sesamum indicum cultivar Zhongzhi No. 13 linkage group LG8, S_indicum_v1.0, whole genome shotgun sequence:
- the LOC105167769 gene encoding protein OPI10 homolog: MFGVVFPNRSFPLDISTFTQIDSTHWLLDMNHFVGESYDSIREICIFLLNNFTLPPDKALALYIQSPGSPFLFCGAVTISRPSAVLSLPWPEPGSGSVPQLTAPDAPPLSAKIGVSVEDLAALPSLDVAAERKIERLALKVGENLFNFMQSFCGVDGSKLVVPMDILDRWFKKFQERAKRDPEYLKGFAL, from the coding sequence ATGTTCGGAGTGGTATTCCCGAATCGCAGTTTCCCCTTAGACATCTCCACCTTCACCCAAATCGACTCCACCCACTGGCTCCTAGACATGAATCACTTCGTCGGAGAATCCTACGATTCCATCCGAGAAATCTGCATTTTCCTCCTCAACAATTTCACTCTGCCCCCCGACAAGGCCCTCGCTCTCTACATCCAATCCCCCGGCAGCCCTTTTCTCTTCTGCGGCGCCGTCACGATTTCCCGCCCCTCCGCCGTCCTTTCTCTCCCTTGGCCAGAGCCCGGAAGCGGAAGTGTGCCCCAGTTGACGGCGCCGGACGCTCCGCCTCTATCCGCCAAGATCGGCGTGTCGGTTGAGGATTTGGCGGCGCTGCCTTCGCTTGACGTGGCGGCGGAGAGGAAGATTGAGCGGCTGGCCTTGAAAGTTGGGGAGAATTTGTTCAATTTCATGCAGTCGTTTTGTGGGGTGGATGGGTCGAAGCTGGTTGTGCCAATGGATATCTTGGACCGGTGGTTTAAGAAGTTTCAGGAAAGGGCTAAGCGTGATCCAGAATATCTGAAAGGTTTCGCCTTGTAG